CCTCGTCAACCAGTACCGAGAGCGCGGGATGCGCGTGGTCGACGCGATCGTGCACGGCGCGTCACGACGACTGCGGCCGATCCTGATGACGGCCCTCGCCACGATCTTCGCGCTGCTGCCGATGGCGGTCGGCCTGACCGGCCACGGCGGCTTCATCTCGCAGCCGCTCGCGATCGTCGTCATCGGCGGCCTCGTGTCGTCGACGCTGCTGACGCTCGTCGTGCTGCCGTCGCTGTACTACCTGGTGGAGGGCGCGAAGGAGCGCCGGGAGGACCGCCGCGCGGCGCAGTAACAACCCGCTGGTCGAGGTGCAGTAACAACCCGCTGGTCGAGGTGCAACGTGCGCAGCGGCACCACCCGCTGGTCGAGGTGTCGCCCTCTGGGGCGACAGTCTCGAGACCGGCGCTGCGAGTAACTCGGTGTGCCGGTTTCGAGACGATCGCGTAGACCGCGATCCCTCAACCGGCGGGGTTACTCGACCAGCGGGGGCGTCACGCCGGAGTGCTGTGCTGTGCCGCCATCCGCACGGGCGCGTTGAGCGCGCCGTAGCCGTCGTAGCCTCCGCGGCGTTCGACCATTTCGAGGAACACGCCGCCGACGGTGGGCGAGTAGAAGTGGATGAACTCTCCGTCTCCGTCGCGGTCGTAGAAGAGTCCGAGTTCGCGCAGCTCTGAGAGCAGGCCGCTGTCGAGGTCGAAGCGTGCCGCGAGGTCGTCGTAGTAGTTGCTCGGGATCTGCAGGAACGTCAGCCCGGAGTCGCGCGCTCGGCGCGCCACCGCGATGAGGTCGTCGCAGCGCACCGCGATGTGCCGGGTCGGCAGCGGGGCGGTGGGGGGTGCGAGGTTTATCGGCAGGCGCACCACCCCGTCGGGCGTGCGCATCACCTGGCTGCGCACGAGCCCGCTGAGGCTCGGTACCTGTGCGGATGATTCGCTCGAGAGTGAGAGCACGCTGCTGGTGAAGAGCACCGCCTCGTCGAACTCCTGCCAGCGGTAGCCGAGGTTCACATGGTCGATGGTCCCGCGGAGCGCCCCGGTGTCGCTGGTGCCTCCGTCGAATTCGGTGACCCAGGATGTTTCGGCGGGTCGGTCGTTCCAGTACACCTCGGTGCCGTCGGGTGCTGCGACGGCGCGCAGTTCCTGTTCGCCGGCGTAGGTGCGGCGGAAGACATTGGGGGCGCCGAGGGCGAGCGCGCGGTCGACGGCGGATCTCGCGTCGCCGACGTCCAGGCCGAAACCGGCCAGGCGGGGCTGTTCGTGTCTGGCCTGTTCGTTGAGGATGATCCGTGCGTCTCCGGCGGTCCAGAGGCGTACGGGTTTGCTGCGGTGCCGGCCGCGGAAGGTGAAGCCGAGTTGTGCGAGCATCTGGTCGAGGTCGGAGAGGTCGGCCCCGGCGATCTCGACGAAGTCGATGCCTGTCGCTGGCTGGGCGTCGTCGAGGCGGTTCTCCGGCCAGCCGTTCTCGGCGGCGGTGCGGTCGGCGAGCCATGTCAGGGAGCGGCGGGCGTGCGCGGCGGTGCGCACGGCATCCGTCTGGCGGTAGGTGTCGTTGAACACCTCGAGCGAGAGCGGGCCGGTGTAGCCGGCGCGGAGGACGTGGGCGAGGAAGTCGGTGAGCGCAAACGCGCCTTCGCCGGGGAACAGCCGGTGGTGTCGGCTCCACGACAGCACGTCCATGTTCAGCGCGGGCGCGTCGGCGAGCTGCAGGAAGAAGATCTTGTCGCCGTCGATCTGTTCGATCCCTGCCGGGTCGTGGCCGCGCGAGAGGATGTGGAAGCTGTCGAGGCAGGTGCCCAGGTTGGGGCGGTCGGCGAGCTGGATGATGCGCCAGGCGTGCCGGTAGTCGTCGACGAAGCGACCCCAGGCGAGGGCTTCGTAGGCGATTCGGATGCCCCGGGTGGCTGCGAGGTCGGCGAGAGCGCCGAGTTGGCGGGCTGCGACCTCGTCGTCGTCGATCGTGGCGGTGGCCACGTTGCTGCAGACGAGGATGAGGGTTGCGCCGAGGCGCTGCATGACGTCGAATTTGGCTTCCGCGCGGCGCATGTTGTCGGCGAAGGTCGCATCGTCGACGCCTTCGAAGTCTCGGAAGGGTTGGAACAGGTCGATGGTGAGGCCGAGTCGTTCGCACAGTGCGCGGATCTCCTCTGGCGACTCGTAGGCTGCCACGAGGTCGGCATCCATGATCTCGACTCCGTCGAAGCCGGCGGCGGCGCAGGCGTGGAGTTTCTCGGTGAGGCTTCCTGACAGGCAGACGGTGGCAATGGATGTGCGCATCGCCCCAATGTACCGATTTGTACATTGATGCGACAGGGGTCTTGCAGACCTAATGTAATAACCAGTACGTTAGTTACCGCGCGGGTGACTGCGCCCAAGAGAACAAGGAAGTCTCGTGAGCAGTACACAACCACGTCAACGACGACAAGGCCCCCTGTGGCGCATCGTCTCCATTCTCACCGCGGTGGAGATCGTGATCGGGGCCATCGCCCTGCTCGCGATCTTCGTTCTCGTCTTCATGCAGGCGGCGCAGCGCTACACGTCGTTCGAGAGCTTCGCCTGGACGGGTGAGCTCGCGAAGTTCGCCATGATCTGGCTCAGCTTCTCGGTGATGGGTGTGCTCGTGACATCCCGCGGC
This portion of the Homoserinimonas aerilata genome encodes:
- a CDS encoding bifunctional sugar phosphate isomerase/epimerase/4-hydroxyphenylpyruvate dioxygenase family protein codes for the protein MRTSIATVCLSGSLTEKLHACAAAGFDGVEIMDADLVAAYESPEEIRALCERLGLTIDLFQPFRDFEGVDDATFADNMRRAEAKFDVMQRLGATLILVCSNVATATIDDDEVAARQLGALADLAATRGIRIAYEALAWGRFVDDYRHAWRIIQLADRPNLGTCLDSFHILSRGHDPAGIEQIDGDKIFFLQLADAPALNMDVLSWSRHHRLFPGEGAFALTDFLAHVLRAGYTGPLSLEVFNDTYRQTDAVRTAAHARRSLTWLADRTAAENGWPENRLDDAQPATGIDFVEIAGADLSDLDQMLAQLGFTFRGRHRSKPVRLWTAGDARIILNEQARHEQPRLAGFGLDVGDARSAVDRALALGAPNVFRRTYAGEQELRAVAAPDGTEVYWNDRPAETSWVTEFDGGTSDTGALRGTIDHVNLGYRWQEFDEAVLFTSSVLSLSSESSAQVPSLSGLVRSQVMRTPDGVVRLPINLAPPTAPLPTRHIAVRCDDLIAVARRARDSGLTFLQIPSNYYDDLAARFDLDSGLLSELRELGLFYDRDGDGEFIHFYSPTVGGVFLEMVERRGGYDGYGALNAPVRMAAQHSTPA